The segment atttcccttcatttatttttttttagaataaaatttgttataataataataaataataataataaataatttaatatgatGAAATTAATATTGTACACGGTGAATGGTACTAAAACACACCTTGCCTTTGTGAGGAGATCGTCTTCGAACTTCGTATCACATAGACGTCATAATGTGTCTTCAAACTGTAAACTGTATGcaacatttaatattaaattataaatgagACTGAACTGTACTATAGCGCGTCGCCCCTACTTtaaaagtagtgctatataaaagctataaaataaaaatgataacagTGCCACAGAGTGGGAACTCATTCGTATGTTGCATAATAATGACATAACTAGAATTGCACACATTCAATTATGTATTACGAACATAGGATAACTTTaacaaattagtaaaaaaaaaatactaagaaaaagaaaaaagtgctttattaaataattaattttaaagaaattataataataaagtaagtaaaataataatattgttaaacatttctgtaaaaaatGCGGCGATTTGTTTATTTCTGTGCAGTGCAAGGCCTGGTTCATGCATCAGAGATCTGATACTTTTAACACCAAAAAGGACCACCCATTACATCGAGGGTTGAAGGAGGAAGATGTATTACAGTTAGttgttatttctctctctctctctctctctcgtgaaGAAATTGTTGCACTTTTATTGACACTAAAGCATCTCGTCTCTCCATCTTGACAAAGAGACCATACCAGTACGTGGAATTACATCAACATGGCAATCGTGTCTGCTCATCAACTGACGTctgcaagtatttttttttagcagctGACCAGAGTGTCCCAATGAAAAGGCTAGCCATGATAAGAATTTTCCTCTAAGTAATTGACAGAGAGGATTGAAGGAAGACGGCCATCAGATCCTGTGCAGTGCCCCTTCTGTCCAAAAAACTAAGAGACAGGTGAAGAcggtggcgtcactagggtcagTGTAACCCGGTGCGGTAAACCCGGGGtgccagccccccccccctctccccccaagGAAAAAATAATCTCCCcctaaagaaacaaataacttgtttattttttttctttatgttgaaCACTAAAACTGTAATCTACTTCATTGAGGCTAACATGCGAGAATGGTTTTCGATTTTAAAATGGTCGTTGTTTCTGACATTTTATCATCATCACAAGATGGCTGCTTGACTGTGTGCTATTAGTTTCAAAAGGAGATCTCTTTGCAGTGTACTCTGTAGATATATTCACGGCAATGTTGGGTCAACCTGCCCGaactgaaataaacattgtgGCTGCACACAGAAGTTCAAAGAAACTGCTCTAGCTTCACAGGCAGTCAGACTTCATTCAAATCGCGCTAGAGAAATAGTTGTCATGattcagaggttctcaaacttatTGACCATGGGACCCCTTAATATAGTCAAAAAATTTGCCCACGGACCCCTAAGTGAAAAAAGCTACCTAATGGAATAAGTGTTATCCTTGTAATGAACGGCGAGTTGATTATTAATCAAGTTGTCCGATTGGATAGACTGGCTTTTAGCGAAGAAATTAtattaattgtaaacatttttatcttTCATCATTTTCGTCTCGCGGACCACAGTTTCAGAACCACTGTTATAATGTAGTTTAAAGACGATATTTCTACCTATACGAAGAGATAAATACTTAATGATCGGGAAactcaaatgtgtatttttatgaaaaactgcttgcatagttgattttaaaaattaaatctttcgctttcagaaaaaaaaagttgcatcagaactttgaatggtctaaaatatcatatgtcggatttttaaaaaatatcttttctattttaaaagatctaaacgggacggacggaggacagacagaccacacaaaactaatagcgtctattcccctctCGGAAGCAGctaataaccaattagttaattaatattggtaattaattattttatttggcatCTCGAACAGGTACTTTAAAAGGTAAGGTAATTCAGATTATATTCCTGTCATAAAGCATTCAATTGAATTACCTCCCTTTGTACACTTAGTTTCGTgaatattttcaatttaaataaaaaatattccaGAAATTGATTATGGCCCTCATCTATGTtccactgttgttgtttttttttctattgcgcGGGATCTAgtctaagtttttctttttcttttgcttgtaaCCTAGTCCAAGTACTGATGGAACATATTCTGAAGTAATCTGAGTCTACCAGCCCTACATTTTGCTGGGCCAGGAAACTTAGTCTAATTAACTGAAACAGGATCAAGAATGGATCCAAAATCCTAAATTTGGGATTTTCAGAATTTTCCTTAGTGGAAGTGGTACTTAAgtagaaagaaaacaatattaaaattttatttaaaaaatttctctGTGTTAAAAGACCGTTAGACAAGTTTATCAGTTTGTTGGTGCAGTAAACATATTTAACATGAAGTAAACCAATGAACTCTGCTAGTTAAGCTCACACTCCCTGTCTCCAGAACGAACAACTCAAGAGAACGTGTCGAGACTACAACAGACTGAAAACAGAACCATGAGGATctatcacaaataaatattcacatttacaGAACCATGAGATcttacacaaataaatacacatATGTACAGAACCATGAGTGTTGTGAAAGGatcttagtgtgtgtgtgtgtgtgtgtatgtcgcGGAGCATGAGTGTCACCCTTAAGTTACGCCCCTGTTCTGTACCTGTCCAGCGGTTGAACGGGTCAGCCTAGTACCTGTCCAGCGGTTGAACGGGTCAGCCTAGCGGGTAGCGAGAGGTCAGGAATGCAGAAGTCAGTAGAGCGGCTAGGCTGTTAGTGTAGGTTGTGAGGTAGAAACTAGAGAGGAAATAAAGTGCTGTATTCATAGAGAAGAAAGCTAGTCGAGTTTGTTACTTCAATGTTTTGTGGTGCATTAAAATTAGGTAGTCGTCACATGTTTGGTGGAGCAGCAGTTCGATCCAGCCCTACAGTGTCCACTGTTGGTATTTATAGTGTATAACGGTCGCCTTGTTCGGCACGCCAGGAATTAATATCTGGCTTTATTACACCGATAGTTGTCACACCCAGTCTAGCAAGTCTTGATACCTGCGTGTGAAATACCGGTACTTTGAATACACTGTATCTCATATCCATACGTATCTGACTTAGAAATAGGCCTATCTTGTGGCAGGAGTTCTGTATAGTTCCAAGGATATATAGCAGAGAAAAGCATTAGTCTACATTAGTCTACCTCTTAGAGTTGCAATTGTAGTACATCGTACATCGTTTACCATTGGACTGCATAGTGACGTCATCAATGCAACCTAGAAGACACTTTAACTAAAGCAGTGTCTGACATCTAAGACAATATTTCCATTTCCGTGTGGGTGAAACGTAGACAGATTCAAGCTGCAACCATTTAGACCAGTGTGAGTTCCTCGGACACATTGacaactgtgtgtgtgtgttcaaggAGGAGAGACAGCAACATTGAAACATCCAGCAGCTAAGTAGCTTACCTTTCCTCGTTTTCAAAATTAACGTTAATAtttgggggttttgagtatTGAGTTGAACATTCAGCTAATAGTTTTAATGTATGATGTGTAGATGTTGATTGTTTTATTGTATAGCTTGTTCTAGTGTGTGTTTATTGTCAGTAGAGAGTGTCCTAGGGTAAAGGGCGCATTGTCGTATCAAGCGCAAGACTCTCTTTTGATCATAAATACTTATATATTAGATGTGACAGGGTTGTGCATACATTCTGTTTACTCTAATCTTCTAGATCGCTAACATAAAATCTGTTTATTTTTGCCCTGTGTCTATATGGATGAAAGTTTGACAGTACCTATTTTATCGTGCCTTatttcatcaaaaaaaaaatcaactcccAATTAGCTGTAGAGTAGTGTAAAGGACGTATTGCTGTAGCCCTTGTAGTGGGTAAGTATTTCCATTGCCAGGTTACTAgttcaatcatttttattttagctttgAGGTGTTGGCGGTGTTGACATGGAGAAAACTATTAGTGAAGTTGAGAAAGTAGAAAGATATTATGCGTTGGGAGAGAGAAGAGGGTTATCGGGAACAGAGCTTGACCAGTGGGTGCAGAATTGCCTAGACCAGGAAAGTGAACGAGCAAAACGTGAGGCAGATAGGAAAGATAAGCAAGCAGAGgcggaaagaaaagaaagagaagcagaggcggatagaaaagaaagagaagcagaggcggaaagaaaagaaagagaagcagaggcggatagaaaagaaagagaagcagaGGCGGATAGGAAGCAGCAgttagaaaaaattaaattggaaAATGAGCATAAACTGAATTTAGAAAAACTAAAAGGCCAACAAGGAACTAGTGAAAAAACAGTAAGTAAAGAGGGAAGTAATACAGACATGCCaggagaagaaagaaataagacGGACATGCTAGGACGTAGTAGCCGACTATTTGAAAAAATTCCCAAATTTGACGAACAAATAGATAACCTAGATTCTTATATACGTAGATTTGAGACCATAGCGATATCCACAGACACCCGACAGGAACTTTGGGGACCGCAACTACTGACATTAATAGGGGGTAAAGGGCTAGATGCATGTCAGACCCTGACTGAATCAGGCATGAAAGATTATAAGACATTAAAAAAGACTTTACTGGAATTCTACGACTTTACAGAAGACGGTTACAGACGAAGATACTACGCTACGAAACCCAAAGACGGACAggattttaaagtttttgttaATGATCTGACAACGACATTCGATAAATGGTTTGACGCGACCGGTCTAGACAAAACTTTTAGTAAGCTCAAAGAGTTCCTCTTAATAGACAGAGTACTAACTTTGTGTGACGGACAATTATTTGGATTTATACAAGAAAGACAACCCCGAGATCTCAAAAGTTTGACAGAACTGTGTCAAAGGTATATGGCTGCTCATCCGGACAAACGAGTAACTTGCCAGACTGAGCAACCTGACATTGTATTTGCCACTAGAAATGTATCGAATATACAAGTGGGGCAGCGTTCTCGACCCACACTTAGGCAACAGAATGATGGCATGAGGCCTAGGAGTCTGTCCACTATAGAATCAAGGCGCTGTTTTGAATGTGGCACGTACGGACATATAGCCAGAAACTGTAACAATAGTCGACAGAGAAATAGGGGAGGAAGAGGAGGCCTGCATCAACAAGCGGGGTACAGATCAGATTACAATAACAGAGCCTATGTTGCAGTGCTTAACAAGGGTGATGGGGAAGTTACTTGTTTCACTACGCTTGTAGGAGAGAAGAGAGCCTTGACTATCAGGGATACGGGAGCAACACTAATCGCAGTCAGAGATACATTTGTCGAGAAAGACCAATATACAGGGACCTGGAAGCAGGTTGAGGTCTTTGGAGGACAAAGGTACAGCTGGCCGGTGGCTAAAGTGATTGTAAATACACCGTATGTGAAAGGAGAGGTGATGGCTGTAGTTTTTAAAGATGGCCCATATGATTTGATCATAGGTAACATACATTCACGAATGCCACATTTGGGAAAAGGTGAAATCAACAAATGGTGCAGAGAAGAAGTCCTATTAATGGAGACCAGACAACAAGctagacaaagacagagagaggagacTGAAGCAAAAACTTTGATTAGTGACCACGGCATAATGGAGAACGCAACAGATATGTCTCTAGAAGAAAATGGCAGTGTGATTCGGGAGTCTCATAGTGAGAGTCAAATGTGGTCGCCAGAGGAGTTTCAAGAAGGGCAGAGGTCCGATCCGTCACtagagaaaatatttaaatttgccAAAGAGAAATCCGTGGTGAAGTCGAAAACAACGGAACATTCGTTTCTGATAAAAAACAACACGTTGGTACGGAAATATACAGATACAAAGGGGGAGCTAATACAGCTTGTGGCGCCACAAAAATATAGACCCAAAATTTTGCATCAAGCCCATGACTTGTCAGTCGCAGGTCATTTGGGTATATTaaagacaaaacaaagaatCCAGACAGCCTTCTACTGGCCCAATATGACTAAGGATGTAACAAATTATGTTAGGTCATGTCAGGTTTGTATGCTTAAAGACAAACGACCACCAAGACAGGCTCCATTACAGCGAACAGATCTAGCGGAGAAACCCTTTGAGAAAATAGCCATTGATATAGTGGGACCAATGAACCCAATGTCAGCCAGGGGCCATCGATACATTCTCACAGTAGTTGATCTCGCTACCAGGTGGCCAGAAGCTATTCCTCTGAAGTCCACAACTGCTGATGATATCACGTCGGCATTGATTATGTTGTTCGCTAGAACGGGGCTCCCAGATACCATTCTCTCAGACAGAGGACCCCAGTTCGTAGCAGAACTAAccaagcaaataactggcacaCTAGGAATTCATCAAGTATTTACCTCACCATATTGCCCTCAGAGCAATGGGGTCTGTGAAAGACTGAATGGAACAATCAAAAGTATACTGAGTAAGGTGTCGTCCGAGAAACCAGAAAACTGGGATCTACTTCTTCCTTGCGTTTTGTTTGCGTATCGAGAAATACCGCAAACTTCCACAGGATTTTCACCCTTTGAGCTAGTATATGGAGCAAAGCCTAGGGGCCCTATAGACATTCTGAAAACTTTGGTGTACAAACAGAACATTGACCCCGACAGCCGCACCACGTACGAGAAAGTGATAGATCTCCGAAGCAGAATCGTCACTGCATGTCAGGCAGCGAGAGCGGCCCTAGAAGAAAGGGGGGAACTAGTTAGACAAAGAGTCAACAGAGGTCGAAAATTAAGACCTTTTAAAGCCGGGCAACAAGTTAGGGTTCTTCTCccttcaaaaacaaataaattgcaaCTAGCATGGCAAGGGCCTTTTGCAGTCACGAAAAGGATATCCAATGTGGATTATGAAGTTGAAATTAgagggaaaagaaaaatttttcACTCAAATATTCTTAGTGATTTTCACCTACGACCTTGCGAATTAGAACTGGCCAACGACAATGGTACAACTGAATCGGCATTGACAAGTGGCATAGCTCAAATAGCGTGTGCATTTCTTTGTGAAGAAAATGATGGAGA is part of the Biomphalaria glabrata chromosome 2, xgBioGlab47.1, whole genome shotgun sequence genome and harbors:
- the LOC129924728 gene encoding uncharacterized protein LOC129924728 codes for the protein MPGEERNKTDMLGRSSRLFEKIPKFDEQIDNLDSYIRRFETIAISTDTRQELWGPQLLTLIGGKGLDACQTLTESGMKDYKTLKKTLLEFYDFTEDGYRRRYYATKPKDGQDFKVFVNDLTTTFDKWFDATGLDKTFSKLKEFLLIDRVLTLCDGQLFGFIQERQPRDLKSLTELCQRYMAAHPDKRVTCQTEQPDIVFATRNVSNIQVGQRSRPTLRQQNDGMRPRSLSTIESRRCFECGTYGHIARNCNNSRQRNRGGRGGLHQQAGYRSDYNNRAYVAVLNKGDGEVTCFTTLVGEKRALTIRDTGATLIAVRDTFVEKDQYTGTWKQVEVFGGQRYSWPVAKVIVNTPYVKGEVMAVVFKDGPYDLIIGNIHSRMPHLGKGEINKWCREEVLLMETRQQARQRQREETEAKTLISDHGIMENATDMSLEENGSVIRESHSESQMWSPEEFQEGQRSDPSLEKIFKFAKEKSVVKSKTTEHSFLIKNNTLVRKYTDTKGELIQLVAPQKYRPKILHQAHDLSVAGHLGILKTKQRIQTAFYWPNMTKDVTNYVRSCQVCMLKDKRPPRQAPLQRTDLAEKPFEKIAIDIVGPMNPMSARGHRYILTVVDLATRWPEAIPLKSTTADDITSALIMLFARTGLPDTILSDRGPQFVAELTKQITGTLGIHQVFTSPYCPQSNGVCERLNGTIKSILSKVSSEKPENWDLLLPCVLFAYREIPQTSTGFSPFELVYGAKPRGPIDILKTLVYKQNIDPDSRTTYEKVIDLRSRIVTACQAARAALEERGELVRQRVNRGRKLRPFKAGQQVRVLLPSKTNKLQLAWQGPFAVTKRISNVDYEVEIRGKRKIFHSNILSDFHLRPCELELANDNGTTESALTSGIAQIACAFLCEENDGDDVGPELPLLPREKEDWHDVKIGAAPHGVRMKILEVLESFKDILTPTPGRTTTIRHDIKLTSTKPIKLRPYDIPLHHRDAVLKEIHELLEEGIIERSDSPYSAPIIIVRKKNKDEIRLCVDYRHLNKVTVPDCEPMPNPEDLFVKLAQARIFSKLDLSRGYYQIPLTERAKPLTAFITPFGLYHWNYMSFGLSNAPSTFNKLVRRVLEGRTDVVAYLDDICLFHNSWEEHVEGIQSLLLLLRQHGLTARPSKTEVGMGEIQFLGHVVGKGQLKPVHGTVQKILELKTPTSLKEVRALIGLCNYYRKFIPNFASLLEPITSLTRTKTYGRNTDTELRTSKKLTWNDECEQALQNLRQAFQMEPILKLPDVSKPFTLFTDASSVGLGACLMQEVHGDLHPVLYSSRKLSETEKRYAVIERECLAIVWVINKFSKYLAGAPFVLHTDHAPLIALNTKKMTSAKLTRWALSLQGFTFQVVPVPGKGNVIADTLSRNV